The Vigna radiata var. radiata cultivar VC1973A unplaced genomic scaffold, Vradiata_ver6 scaffold_452, whole genome shotgun sequence genome includes a window with the following:
- the LOC106754386 gene encoding auxin-responsive protein SAUR19-like has product MLGKKMVSLKKLAKKVKGVGGGEAEPDDTLYQECLLKGYEEEKESGSGVTPTGFLALYVGDERQRYVVPTSYLSHPLFKMLLEKAYNEFGFAQRNGLVVPCTVSTFQEVVNAIECNNGNFDLGKLFQDFA; this is encoded by the coding sequence ATGCTAGGGAAAAAGATGGTATCTTTGAAGAAACTAGCGAAGAAAGTGAAGGGTGTTGGTGGCGGTGAGGCTGAGCCTGATGATACTCTCTACCAAGAATGTTTGCTGAAGGGGTATGAAGAGGAAAAGGAATCTGGGTCTGGCGTAACCCCAACTGGTTTTTTAGCACTTTACGTTGGTGATGAACGGCAGAGATATGTGGTCCCAACCAGCTACCTTTCCCACCCTCTATTCAAGATGCTGCTGGAGAAGGCCTACAATGAATTTGGCTTTGCTCAGAGGAATGGCCTAGTGGTTCCATGCACTGTTTCAACATTTCAAGAGGTGGTGAATGCTATTGAATGCAACAATGGCAACTTTGACTTAGGAAAACTTTTTCAAGATTTTGCTTAA